One stretch of Anguilla anguilla isolate fAngAng1 chromosome 5, fAngAng1.pri, whole genome shotgun sequence DNA includes these proteins:
- the fgf3 gene encoding fibroblast growth factor 3: MVIILVLLLLSLSDPSKQEALSPRRDSTPRASCTRGQACDPRQRRDAGGRGGVYEHLGGAPRCRKLYCATKYHLQIHPNGKIDGSLEENNPFSILEITAVDVGVVAIKGLFSGRYLAMNKKGRLYASDVFNQECEFVERIHELGYNTYASRHYRTAPPAPGGGRRRASAERLWYVSINGKGRPRRGFKTRRTEKGSLFLPRLLGNKDHEMVHQFRTSHRYRENILRPAGRAERRRRRHRVAAARGAEHED; the protein is encoded by the exons ATGGTTATAATTTTAGTCTTGTTGTTGCTGAGTCTGTCGGATCCCAGTAAACAAGAAGCTTTGTCCCCGAGGCGGGATAGCACTCCCAGGGCGTCTTGTACGAGGGGTCAGGCGTGTGATCCAAGGCAGCGGAGAGATGCAGGGGGACGCGGGGGAGTCTACGAGCACCTCGGGGGAGCACCAAGATGCAGAAAACTGTACTGTGCCACCAAGTACCATCTACAAATACACCCTAATGGGAAAATAGACGGTTCTCTAGAAGAAAATAACCCGTTCA GCATATTAGAGATCACAGCAGTTGACGTTGGAGTCGTGGCCATAAAGGGTCTATTCTCGGGAAGATATCTTGCCATGAACAAAAAAGGACGCCTTTATGCTTCG gACGTCTTCAACCAGGAGTGCGAGTTCGTCGAGCGGATCCACGAGCTGGGCTACAACACCTACGCCTCGCGGCACTACCGGACCGCGCCGCCGGCCCCGGGAGGGGGCAGGCGGAGGGCGAGCGCGGAGAGACTGTGGTACGTGTCCATAAACGGGAAGGGGCGGCCCCGGAGGGGCTTCAAGACCCGCCGGACAGAGAAGGGGTCCCTCTTTTTGCCCAGGCTGCTCGGCAACAAAGACCACGAGATGGTGCACCAGTTCCGCACCAGCCACCGGTACCGGGAGAACATCCTGCGGCCCGCCGGGCGAGCCGAACGCAGGCGGCGCCGGCACAGGGTCGCCGCGGCCAGGGGCGCAGAGCACGAGGACTGA
- the LOC118227536 gene encoding fibroblast growth factor 4B-like: MTGQSAFLPILVLGLVCSLVRCAPFSGRQNTTLERHWETLFSRSLARIPGEKREISRDSDYLMGIKRLRRLYCNVGIGFHIQVLPDGKINGIHNENRYSLLEISPVERGVVTLFGIRSGLFVAMNSKGKLYGSRHFNNECKFKEKLLANNYNAYESASYPGMYIGLSKSGRTKKGNRVSPATTVTHFLPRI, from the exons ATGACTGGTCAATCGGCCTTCTTACCAATATTAGTCTTGGGACTGGTGTGTAGTTTGGTGCGCTGTGCTCCCTTCTCTGGCAGACAGAACACCACATTAGAGCGACACTGGGAGACACTATTCTCTCGTTCCTTGGCACGGATCCccggggaaaagagagagatcaGTCGGGACAGTGACTATCTTATGGGCATCAAAAGACTGCGGCGCCTTTATTGCAATGTAGGCATTGGTTTTCATATTCAAGTCTTGCCCGACGGGAAGATAAACGGAATACATAATGAAAATCGATACA GTCTTCTTGAAATATCTCCAGTGGAAAGAGGTGTTGTGACACTGTTCGGCATTCGGAGCGGCCTATTCGTGGCTATGAACAGCAAGGGGAAGCTGTACGGATCT CGGCATTTCAACAACGAGTGCAAGTTCAAAGAAAAGCTCCTGGCGAACAACTACAACGCCTACGAATCAGCGAGCTACCCAGGGATGTACATAGGACTGAGCAAAAGTGGCaggacaaaaaaaggaaaccgcGTCTCCCCAGCGAcgacagtgacacatttcttACCGCGAATCTAA